One stretch of Juglans microcarpa x Juglans regia isolate MS1-56 chromosome 3D, Jm3101_v1.0, whole genome shotgun sequence DNA includes these proteins:
- the LOC121256554 gene encoding uncharacterized protein LOC121256554, which produces MFPNSLLLLLFFLSIVVQTLGFPTIGVSGGTQKGIDRRVLLSFRETPRGGNAAYNCDPSGLCVPCLYSEKNDEKYRCSETGYRIPFKCLEIKDNLKDTNVKSSHNSRSTLETSDNDPKLDGVLPDAGELTSSMRHRSLLDDPSAVKSGPQAYITYRSCMVPVSEEKLSVLGFEGIVLCLLLISSSVVYFRRKRTTAMTSFGGGRIQTNSRF; this is translated from the exons ATGTTTCCAAATTCACTacttctcctcctcttcttcctttctaTCGTCGTTCAAACCCTAGGGTTCCCAAC GATTGGTGTAAGTGGCGGAACTCAGAAAGGGATTGACCGCAGAGTTCTGCTGAGTTTCAGAGAAACCCCTCGTGGTGGTAACGCTGCCTATAATTGCGATCCTTCCGGTCTCTGCGTTCCCTGCCTCTACTCTGaaaag aatgatgaaaaatatcGATGCAGCGAGACTGGTTATCGTATTCCTTTTAAGTGCTTAGAAATTAAAGATAATTTGAAGGACACAAATGTTAAAAGTTCTCATAACAGCCGATCTACTCTGGAAACCTCTGACAACGATCCAAAATTAGATGGAGTATTGCCTGATGCCGGAGAGCTTACTAGTTCAATGAGACATAGGAGTTTACTGGATGACCCATCAGCAGTAAAGAGTGGCCCGCAAGCTTATATTACTTATAGAAGCTGTATGGTACCTGTTAGCGAAGAGAAGTTATCAGTTCTTGGGTTCGAG GGAATTGTGTTGTGTTTATTGCTCATTAGCAGTTCAGTTGTATACTTCAGAAGAAAGCGGACCACTGCCATGACAAGTTTTGGAGGAGGGAGGATCCAGACCAACTCTAGGTTTTAA
- the LOC121255776 gene encoding serine/threonine-protein phosphatase PP2A catalytic subunit-like — MPSNADLDRQIEHLMECKPLPEAEVKMLCDQARAILVEEWNVQPVKCPVTVCGDIHGQFYDLIELFRIGGNAPDTNYLFMGDYVDRGYYSVETVTLLVALKVRYRDRITILRGNHESRQITQVYGFYDECLRKYGNANVWKYFTDLFDYLPLTALIESQVFCLHGGLSPSLDTLDNIRALDRIQEVPHEGPMCDLLWSDPDDRCGWGISPRGAGYTFGQDIAAQFNHTNGLTLISRAHQLVMEGYNWCQEKNVVTVFSAPNYCYRCGNMAAILEIGENMDQNFLQFDPAPRQIEPDTTRKTPDYFL, encoded by the exons ATGCCCTCGAACGCGGATCTGGACCGTCAGATCGAGCATCTGATGGAGTGCAAGCCATTGCCGGAGGCGGAGGTGAAGATGCTCTGCGATCAGGCGAGGGCGATTCTGGTAGAGGAGTGGAATGTGCAGCCGGTGAAGTGCCCGGTGACGGTTTGCGGTGATATCCACGGCCAATTCTACGATCTCATTGAGCTGTTTCGGATAGGAGGGAATGCACCCGATACCAATTACCTCTTTATGGGGGATTATGTAG ATCGTGGGTACTACTCAGTAGAGACTGTCACACTTTTGGTTGCTCTGAAAGTTCGATATAGAGATAGGATCACAATTCTTCGAGGGAATCATGAGAGCCGGCAAATAACTCAAGT GTATGGCTTTTATGACGAATGCTTGAGAAAATACGGAAATGCCAATGTGTGGAAGTACTTTACTGACTTATTTGATTATCTACCCCTCACGGCCCTTATTGAGAGTCAG GTCTTCTGTTTGCATGGAGGTCTTTCACCATCTTTGGATACGTTAGATAATATTCGAGCCTTGGACCGTATACAAGAG GTTCCACACGAAGGACCGATGTGTGATCTATTGTGGTCTGATCCAGACGACCGCTGTGGATGGGGAATATCTCCACGTGGTGCTGGTTATACATTTGGACAGGATATAGCTGCTCAGTTTAATCATACCAATGGGCTGACACTCATTTCAAGAGCCCACCAGCTAGTAATGGAAGGGTACAACTGGTGTCAG GAAAAGAACGTGGTGACTGTATTTAGTGCTCCAAACTATTGTTACCGTTGTGGGAATATGGCTGCGATACTCGAGATAGGGGAGAATATGGACCAGAATTTTCTGCAGTTTGATCCGGCCCCTCGGCAAATTGAGCCAGACACCACACGCAAGACTcctgattattttttgtaa